One Natrinema marinum genomic window carries:
- a CDS encoding phosphotransferase: MLDQSATDILIVPSAVLVPDELRLDVGSIPTGLIPLQGRPILERIADTYEEIDLTKVVAVSESGDLIREYVDRSAYEWEVIDVGETVSVGDTILRTLESLSVEMLANSDLYINFADTLVEPVQRVSGRDYISYTEEDRSYRWTTFDISGGEIDTVTEKYSSVDEGTRPTFVGQFGITNARAFQDDLKVAVETNSQGLDPFYQGLLSYLSDHQYSLREPDVWLDVGHLDTYHRAAKEFLNAREFNELEVNEKNVIAKHSDDTSTLISEINWYNQIPNQLQPYLPRLYDWSTDVQDPYIEMEYIGYPSLSDLQLYGSHGDHIWDNVFHRLFDMLAEFRQFKVESSSSVIQNSLKEIYLAKTRRRLSALHDSGRADAMFEAESVCINGRSYPDVSTILEEIEDLVYSVGLLDQEEFSVIHGDLCFPNILYDPRNGILKLIDPRGEFGEFTIYGDPRYDVAKLRHSVAGHYEHLINGRFSASYDPESASIDYEIYTTDRQKARKSHFDALLEERDGISLKTVKLVEGLLFLSMVPLHADSPSRQQCMLAQGIEKVAPYLE, translated from the coding sequence ATGCTCGATCAATCCGCCACAGACATCTTAATCGTTCCGTCAGCGGTGCTGGTTCCTGACGAATTGCGTCTCGACGTCGGCTCGATTCCTACGGGGCTGATTCCACTCCAAGGTCGACCAATCCTCGAGCGAATCGCAGACACGTATGAGGAAATCGACTTGACGAAGGTCGTTGCGGTATCCGAGTCGGGAGACCTAATCCGTGAGTACGTCGACCGGAGTGCATACGAGTGGGAAGTTATCGATGTCGGCGAGACGGTCAGCGTGGGTGATACTATTTTACGAACTCTCGAGAGCCTATCAGTCGAAATGCTAGCCAATTCTGATCTTTATATCAATTTCGCAGACACCCTCGTCGAGCCGGTCCAGCGCGTTTCTGGCCGTGATTACATATCTTACACAGAAGAAGATCGGTCCTATCGATGGACGACTTTCGATATCTCGGGTGGGGAGATCGATACAGTGACAGAGAAGTATAGCTCGGTCGATGAGGGGACACGCCCAACATTCGTCGGCCAGTTTGGGATTACAAATGCGAGAGCCTTTCAAGATGATCTTAAAGTGGCCGTTGAAACTAATTCTCAGGGCCTTGATCCTTTCTACCAAGGCTTACTATCTTATCTCTCAGACCACCAATATTCTCTCCGTGAGCCCGATGTTTGGTTAGATGTCGGCCATCTAGACACCTACCACCGGGCGGCGAAAGAGTTCCTGAACGCCCGTGAATTCAACGAATTAGAGGTCAACGAGAAAAATGTCATCGCAAAGCATAGTGACGATACTAGTACGCTCATTAGCGAGATTAACTGGTATAACCAGATTCCAAATCAACTTCAGCCGTATCTCCCACGTCTCTACGACTGGTCAACTGACGTTCAAGACCCCTACATTGAGATGGAGTATATCGGCTATCCGTCCTTAAGTGATCTACAACTGTACGGATCTCACGGAGACCATATCTGGGATAACGTATTCCACCGGCTATTTGATATGCTCGCCGAGTTCCGACAGTTCAAGGTGGAATCATCCTCGTCTGTCATTCAAAATTCGCTGAAGGAGATCTATCTCGCAAAAACGCGACGACGGCTGAGTGCGCTACACGATAGTGGTCGTGCGGACGCGATGTTCGAAGCAGAAAGCGTTTGCATTAATGGACGCTCATACCCCGATGTTTCGACGATTCTCGAGGAGATCGAGGACCTTGTCTATTCAGTTGGCCTTCTCGATCAGGAAGAATTCTCCGTAATCCACGGCGATCTTTGTTTCCCGAATATATTATACGATCCTCGGAACGGGATCCTGAAACTCATCGACCCACGCGGGGAATTTGGGGAGTTCACGATCTACGGCGATCCACGATATGATGTCGCGAAACTGCGTCATAGTGTCGCCGGACACTACGAGCATCTTATCAATGGTCGATTCTCTGCATCATACGATCCAGAGTCCGCTTCGATTGACTACGAGATTTACACCACTGACCGTCAGAAAGCCCGTAAATCGCATTTCGATGCACTTCTTGAGGAACGTGACGGGATTAGCCTCAAAACGGTGAAACTGGTCGAGGGTTTGTTATTTTTGAGCATGGTTCCGTTGCACGCAGATAGTCCATCACGGCAGCAGTGTATGCTTGCACAGGGAATTGAGAAAGTAGCGCCATATCTTGAGTAA
- a CDS encoding glycosyltransferase family 2 protein, with protein sequence MAGKGSRFRNVGVSIPKHEISVRGRPMFDWAMQSLKMFFDSEFIFVTQSEHAAASFLEEACDRLGISTFQEVSLDEYTNGQAATAMAADRLIGNSESVVIYNIDTYIEAGQISPSDISGDGFIPVFETPGERWSFVRKDEDGTVTRVSEKEKISDQATVGFYHFAEWGSFADAYEAAASSVKSKYGETYVAPLYNYLIEKGLEVTTHQIDSESVHVLGTPDDLRMFDPGFNPESTE encoded by the coding sequence ATGGCCGGAAAGGGAAGTCGGTTCAGAAACGTCGGTGTCTCCATTCCGAAACATGAGATTTCGGTCAGGGGCCGACCGATGTTTGACTGGGCGATGCAGAGTTTAAAAATGTTTTTTGATTCGGAGTTTATCTTCGTGACGCAATCTGAACACGCCGCCGCATCGTTCCTTGAAGAAGCGTGCGATCGGCTCGGGATTTCGACGTTCCAAGAGGTCTCTCTTGATGAGTATACCAATGGCCAAGCAGCTACGGCAATGGCCGCTGATCGGCTGATTGGCAACTCTGAATCTGTCGTAATATACAATATCGATACATACATTGAGGCAGGCCAGATCTCGCCCAGCGATATTTCAGGAGACGGGTTTATCCCAGTCTTCGAGACACCTGGCGAACGTTGGAGTTTCGTTCGTAAAGACGAAGACGGAACTGTTACCAGGGTCTCAGAGAAGGAAAAGATCTCGGACCAAGCGACTGTCGGCTTTTATCACTTCGCAGAATGGGGCTCGTTCGCCGACGCGTACGAAGCCGCAGCCTCGAGTGTCAAGTCAAAATACGGCGAAACGTACGTCGCGCCGCTGTACAACTATCTGATCGAGAAGGGTCTAGAGGTAACAACTCATCAAATCGACAGTGAGAGCGTTCACGTTCTCGGAACGCCGGACGACCTTCGCATGTTTGACCCCGGCTTTAATCCAGAAAGCACTGAGTAA
- a CDS encoding IS6 family transposase, with translation MLVDLLSEGYAAEFDECWERERTATPVRVFAVRLHATGCSLRETQAILRLIGVERTHQAIWHWVHRLADSVPDPPTAKPSRVAIDETAVKINGKWSWVYAAIDLDSRLILDVAVFGRRGTDPAAAFLHKLTEKHDLSETVFLVDGYGYLTALSRLGLSGQLDYVDRNLIEKWFHTFKMRVDRFHNSWVGSRASVRKWLEQFVHYYNTQRPHQSLNGQTPAEVLN, from the coding sequence ATGCTCGTAGACCTGCTCAGCGAGGGCTACGCGGCGGAATTTGATGAATGTTGGGAGCGTGAGCGGACGGCGACGCCCGTTAGGGTGTTCGCCGTCCGCCTTCACGCGACCGGTTGTTCGCTTCGAGAGACACAAGCAATTCTCCGCTTGATCGGCGTAGAGCGCACTCATCAAGCAATCTGGCACTGGGTACATCGGCTGGCTGACAGCGTACCAGACCCGCCGACGGCAAAGCCGTCGCGGGTCGCTATTGATGAAACTGCTGTCAAGATCAACGGAAAATGGTCTTGGGTATACGCTGCAATAGATCTAGACTCGCGGCTGATTCTCGATGTCGCAGTGTTCGGACGACGAGGCACCGATCCGGCTGCTGCGTTCCTGCATAAACTGACCGAGAAACACGATCTCTCCGAGACGGTGTTTCTCGTTGATGGCTACGGTTATCTGACTGCCCTCTCTCGATTAGGGCTGAGCGGTCAACTCGACTACGTTGATCGAAACCTCATCGAAAAGTGGTTTCATACCTTCAAGATGAGAGTTGACCGCTTCCATAATTCATGGGTGGGCAGTCGGGCGAGCGTCAGAAAATGGCTTGAACAGTTCGTACACTACTACAATACACAACGACCGCACCAATCACTTAACGGACAGACGCCAGCGGAGGTGCTTAACTAG